One window of Nicotiana tomentosiformis chromosome 11, ASM39032v3, whole genome shotgun sequence genomic DNA carries:
- the LOC138901871 gene encoding uncharacterized protein, with protein MITAPVAPSSVRPPRGGEQVGRGRPKGGGQPGSAPAWFYASPTRPDAEASHVVITDIISVCGKDSSVLFYPESTYSYVSSLFAHFLGVSRESLDTPVYVSTPMDDFVVVDRIYQFCIVIFCGYETRADLLLLNMTDFEFILDMDWLSPYHAVLDCHAKIVTLAMPELPRLEWIGSFAGTSSRVISFSKARHMVEKGCLAYLAYVRDTTAETPAIDSMPVV; from the coding sequence atgattacagcaccagttgcTCCATCATCCGTTCGGCCACCCAGAGGCGGAGAGCAGgtaggtaggggtcgtcctaaaggtggaggccagccaggcaGCGCTCCAGCTTGGTTCTATGCTTCTCcgactagaccagatgcagaggcctcacaTGTCGTGATCACagatattatttctgtttgcggcaaagattcCTCCGTATTATTTTATCCAgagtctacatattcctatgtgtcatctttatttgctcatttcctgggtgtttctcgtgagtccttggatactcctgtttatgtgtcaaCTCCTATGGAcgattttgttgttgtggatcggatctaccagTTCTGCATTGTtatattttgtggttatgaaactagagcagatcttctactgcttaatatgaccgactttgaattTATCTTGGACATGGAttggctatccccatatcatgccgtcctagattgccatgctaagatcgtcaccttggcgatgccagagttacctagattggagtggatAGGTTCGTTTGCCggtacatctagtcgggttatttccttctcaaaggctcgacacatggtcgagaagggttgtttagcgtatttggcctatgttcgggacactactgcagagactccggcgattgattcaaTGCCAGTAGTCTGA